A stretch of Saccharomyces cerevisiae S288C chromosome IV, complete sequence DNA encodes these proteins:
- a CDS encoding gag-pol fusion protein (Retrotransposon TYA Gag and TYB Pol genes; transcribed/translated as one unit; polyprotein is processed to make a nucleocapsid-like protein (Gag), reverse transcriptase (RT), protease (PR), and integrase (IN); similar to retroviral genes), whose translation MESQQLHQNPHSQHGSAYASVTSKEVPSNQDPLAVSASNLPEFDRDSTKVNSQEETTPGTSAVPENHHHVSPQPASVPPPQNGQYQQHGMMTPNKAMASNWAHYQQPSMMTCSHYQTSPAYYQPDPHYPLPQYIPPLSTSSPDPIDSQDQHSEVPQAKTKVRNNVLPPHTLTSEENFSTWVKFYIRFLKNSNLGDIIPNDQGEIKRQMTYEEHAYIYNTFQAFAPFHLLPTWVKQILEINYSDILTVLCKSVSKMQTNNQELKDWIALANLEYNGSTSADTFEITVSTIIQRLKENNINVSDRLACQLILKGLSGDFKYLRNQYRTKTNMKLSQLFAEIQLIYDENKIMNLNKPSQYKQHSEYKNVSRTSPNTTNTKVTTRNYHRTNSSKPRAAKAHNIATSSKFSRVNSDHINESTVSSQYLSDDNELSLGQQQKESKPTRTIDSNDELPDHLLIDSGASQTLVRSAHYLHHATPNSEINIVDAQKQDIPINAIGNLHFNFQNGTKTSIKALHTPNIAYDLLSLSELANQNITACFTRNTLERSDGTVLAPIVKHGDFYWLSKKYLIPSHISKLTINNVNKSKSVNKYPYPLIHRMLGHANFRSIQKSLKKNAVTYLKESDIEWSNASTYQCPDCLIGKSTKHRHVKGSRLKYQESYEPFQYLHTDIFGPVHHLPKSAPSYFISFTDEKTRFQWVYPLHDRREESILNVFTSILAFIKNQFNARVLVIQMDRGSEYTNKTLHKFFTNRGITACYTTTADSRAHGVAERLNRTLLNDCRTLLHCSGLPNHLWFSAVEFSTIIRNSLVSPKNDKSARQHAGLAGLDITTILPFGQPVIVNNHNPDSKIHPRGIPGYALHPSRNSYGYIIYLPSLKKTVDTTNYVILQNNQTKLDQFDYDTLTFDDDLNRLTAHNQSFIEQNETEQSYDQNTESDHDYQSEIEINSDPLVNDFSSQSLNPLQLDKEPVQKVRAPKEVDADISEYNILPSTIRSRTPHIINKESTEMGGTIESDTTSPRHSSTFTARNQKRPGSPNDMIDLTSQDRVNYGLENIKTTRLGGTEEPYIQRNSDTNIKYRTTNSTPSIDDRSSNSESTTPIISIETKAVCDNTPSIDTDPPEYRSSDHATPNIMPDKSSKNVTADSILDDLPLPDLTHKSPTDTSDVAKDIPHIHSRQTNSSLGGMDDSNVLTTTKSKKRSLEDNETEIEVSRDTWNNKNMRSLEPPRSKKRINLIAAIKGVKSIKPVRTTLRYDEAITYNKDNKEKDRYVEAYHKEISQLLKMNTWDTNKYYDRNDIDPKKVINSMFIFNKKRDGTHKARFVARGDIQHPDTYDSDMQSNTVHHYALMTSLSIALDNDYYITQLDISSAYLYADIKEELYIRPPPHLGLNDKLLRLRKSLYGLKQSGANWYETIKSYLINCCDMQEVRGWSCVFKNSQVTICLFVDDMILFSKDLNANKKIITTLKKQYDTKIINLGEGDNEIQYDILGLEIKYQRSKYMKLGMEKSLTEKLPKLNVPLNPKGKKLRAPGQPGHYIDQDELEIDEDEYKEKVHEMQKLIGLASYVGYKFRFDLLYYINTLAQHILFPSRQVLDMTYELIQFMWDTRDKQLIWHKNKPTKPDNKLVAISDASYGNQPYYKSQIGNIFLLNGKVIGGKSTKASLTCTSTTEAEIHAVSEAIPLLNNLSHLVQELNKKPIIKGLLTDSRSTISIIKSTNEEKFRNRFFGTKAMRLRDEVSGNNLYVYYIETKKNIADVMTKPLPIKTFKLLTNKWIH comes from the exons atggaatcccaacaattacatcaaaatccacattcCCAACATGGTAGCGCCTAtgcttcggttacttctaaggaagtcccatcaaatcaagatccgttagccgtttcagcttccaattTACCGGAATTTGATAGAGATTCCACTAAGGTTAATTCTCAAGAAGAGACAACACCTGGGAcatcagctgttccagagaaccatcatcatgtctctcctcaacctgcttcagtaccacctCCACAGAATGGACAGTACCAACAGCACGGCATGATGACCCCAAACAAAGCTATGGCCTCTAACTGGGCACATTACCAACAACCATCTATGATGACGTGTTCACATTATCAAACGTCACCTGCGTATTATCAACCGGACCCACACTATCCGCTGCCACAGTATATCCCACCGCTGAGTACTTCCTCACCTGATCCAATCGATTCACAGGATCAACACTCTGAAGTACCTCAAGCTAAGACAAAGGTGAGAAATAATGTCTTACCACCACACACTTTaacatcagaagaaaacttttctacATGGGTTAAATTTTACAtcagatttttgaagaactcTAATCTCGGTGACATTATTCCAAATGACCAGGGtgaaatcaaaagacaaatgacttatgaagaacatgcgtatatatacaatacCTTCCAAGCATTTGCCccatttcatttattgcCAACATGggtaaaacaaattttagaaattaatTATTCTGACATCCTTACAGTCCTTTGTAAAAGTGTGTCCAAAATGCAAACTAACaatcaagaattaaaaGATTGGATAGCTCTTGCCAACCTTGAGTACAACGGAAGTACATCTGCTGatacatttgaaattacaGTCAGCACGATCATTCAAAggctaaaagaaaacaatatcaatgtTAGCGACAGATTGGCCTGTCAACTAATACTTAAAGGTCTATCCGGTGATTTCAAATACCTACGTAATCAATATCGTACCAAAACGAACATGAAACTTTCCCAATTATTCGCTGAAATTCAATTAATATATgacgaaaataaaatcatgaaTCTAAATAAACCGTCCCAATACAAACAACACAGCgaatacaaaaatgttTCTCGCACATCTCCAAACACGACTAACACGAAGGTTACAACTCGTAATTATCATAGAACAAATAGTTCAAAACCAAGAGCAGCAAAAGCTCACAATATTGCTACATCCAGTAAATTCTCAAGGGTGAACAGTGATCACATTAATGAATCAACCGTTTCATCACAATACTTAAGCGATGACAACGAACTTAGTCTT GGCCAGCAACAGAAAGAATCTAAGCCAACACGCACAATAGACTCGAATGACGAACTACCTGATCACCTTCTTATTGATTCAGGAGCTTCGCAAACGCTTGTCAGATCAGCCCATTATTTACACCATGCAACACCCAATTCTGAAATAAACATAGTCGATGCTCAAAAACAAGACATTCCTATAAATGCCATTGGTAATCTTCACTTCAACTTTCAGAACGgcaccaaaacatcaataaaagcACTACACACACCAAACATAGCCTATGATCTATTAAGTTTGAGTGAGCTGGCTAACCAAAATATTACTGCCTGCTTTACCAGAAACACTTTAGAAAGATCGGATGGTACAGTACTAGCTCCCATAGTCAAACatggagacttttactggTTATCTAAAAAATACCTAATTCCTTCGCACATTTCAAAGCTAACAATAAACAACGtcaacaaaagcaaaagcgTAAATAAATATCCATATCCGTTAATACATCGAATGCTTGGACATGCTAACTTCCGAAGTATTCAGAAGTCTCTTAAGAAGAATGCAGttacatatttgaaagaatcgGATATTGAATGGTCTAACGCTAGCACatatcaatgtcctgaCTGTCtaatcggcaaaagcacGAAACATAGGCATGTCAAAGGATCACGACTAAAGTACCAAGAATCATATGAGCCTTTTCAGTACTTGCATACCGATATATTTGGTCCTGTACATCACTTACCGAAAAGTGCACCTTCTTACTTTATATCGTTTACAGATGAGAAAACCAGATTCCAATGGGTGTACCCATTACACGACCGTCGTGAAGAATCTATCCTCAATGTTTTTACATCGATATTAGCATTTATTAAGAACCAATTCAATGCTCGCGTTCTAGTTATCCAGATGGATCGTGGCTCCGAGTACACTAACAAAACTCTTCATAAGTTCTTTACGAACAGAGGTATTACTGcatgctatacaaccacGGCAGATTCTAGAGCACACGGTGTCGCTGAACGATTAAATCGTACTTTATTAAACGATTGTCGCACACTGCTTCATTGCAGTGGTCTACCAAATCATCTATGGTTCTCAGCagtcgaattttctactataaTCAGAAATTCATTAGTCTCACCAAAAAACGATAAATCTGCCAGACAACATGCAGGTTTAGCTGGACTGGACATTACTACTATACtacctttcggtcaaccGGTTATAGTTAACAACCATAATCCCGACTCgaaaatacatcctcgtggcaTTCCAGGTTACGCCTTACATCCGTCACGAAACTCTTATGGCTATATtatctatcttccatcctTAAAAAAGACAGTAGATACTACCAATTACGTTATATTACAAAACAATCAAACGAAATTGGACCAGTTCGACTACGATACACTCacttttgatgatgatctCAATCGTTTAACAGCCCATAACCAATCttttattgaacaaaatgaaacgGAGCAGTCATATGATCAAAATACAGAATCTGATCATGACTATCAATCGGAGATTGAAATAAACTCTGATCCTCTAGTGAACGATTTCTCGTCCCAATCATTGAACCCTTTACAATTAGACAAGGAACCAGTCCAAAAGGTACGTGCaccaaaagaagttgatgccgacatatctgaatacaatattcttccatctaCTATACGATCTCGTACACCCcatatcattaataaagaGAGTACCGAAATGGGTGGTACCATTGAATCAGATACTACTTCACCTAGACACTCGTCTACCTTCACTGCACGAAACCAAAAGCGACCTGGTAGTCCCAATGATATGATTGATTTGACCTCACAGGATAGAGTTAATTATGGActtgaaaacatcaaaactACACGTTTGGGTGGTACGGAGGAACCATATATTCAACGAAATAGTGAtacaaatatcaaatacaGGACTACAAATAGTACGCCCTCAATAGATGACCGTTCGTCCAACAGTGAATCCACTACTCCCATCATCTCCATAGAAACAAAGGCTGTATGTGATAATACACCCTCCATTGATACGGATCCGCCAGAATATCGATCTTCTGACCATGCGACTCCTAATATAATGCCTGAcaaatcctcaaaaaatgttacGGCTGATTCTATTCTTGACGACCTCCCACTTCCTGACTTAACCCATAAATCTCCTACGGACACTTCTGATGTTgcaaaagatattccacACATACACTCTCGTCAgactaattccagtttgggtggtatggatGATTCTAATGTTCTGACTACTACcaaaagtaagaaaagatcattagaagataatgaaactgaaattgaGGTATCCcgagacacatggaataataagaatatgAGAAGTCTGGAACCACcaagatcgaagaaacgcATAAATTTAATTGCAGCAATAAAAGGAGTGAAATCGATCAAACCAGTTCGAACGACCTTAAGATATGATGAAGCAATTACATATAAtaaagacaacaaagaaaaagacagaTATGTTGAAGCTTatcataaagaaattagccaactattgaaaatgaacacTTGGGatacaaacaaatattatgataGAAATGACATAGATCctaaaaaagtaataaactcaatgtttatatttaacaagaaacgtgaTGGTACACACaaagctagatttgttgcaagaggcGACATTCAACACCCCGATACATATGATTCTGATatgcaatccaataccGTACATCACTATGCACTGATGACGTCATTGTCAATCGCATTAGACAATGACTATTATATCACACAGCTGGACATATCCTCTGCTTACTTATATGctgatatcaaagaagaattatacataagacctccaccacatttaggtttgaatgataagttACTACGTTTGAGAAAATCACTCTATGgtttgaaacaaagtggtgCAAACTGGTATGAAACCATTAAAtcatatttaataaattgttGCGACATGCAAGAAGTTCGCggatggtcatgcgtatttaagaatagtcaagtaacaatttgcttattcGTTGACGACATGATTTTATTTagcaaagacttaaatgcaaataagaaaatcataacaacactcaagaaacaatacgatacaaagataataaatctgggtgaaggtgataacgaaattcagtACGACATACTTGGATTAGagatcaaatatcaaagaagcaagtacatgaaattaggtatggaaaaatccttgacagaaaaattacccaaactaaacgtacctttgaacccaaaaggaaagaaacttagagctccaggtcaaccaggtcattatatagaccaggatgaactagaaatagatgaagatgaatacaaagagaaagtgcatgaaatgcaaaagttgattggtctagcttcatatgttggatataaatttagatttgacttactatactacatcaacacacttgctcaacatatactattcccctctaggcaagttttagacatgacatatgagttaatacaattcatgtgggacactagagataaacaattaatatggcacaaaaacaaacctaccaagccagataataaactagtCGCAATAAGCGATGCTTCATATGGTAACCAACCATATTACAAGTCACAAATTGGTAACATTTTCCTACTCAACGGAAAAGtgattggaggaaagtcgACAAAGGCTTCGTTAACATGCACTTCAACTacagaagcagaaatacacgcAGTCAGTGAAGCTATACCGCTATTGAATAACCTCAGTCACCTTGTGcaagaacttaacaagaaaccaattattaaaGGCTTACTTACTGATAGTAGATCAACgatcagtataattaagtctacaaatgaagagaaatttagaaacagattttttggcacaaaggcaatgagacttagagatgaagtatcaggtaataatttatacgtatactacatcgagaccaagaagaacattgctgatgtgatgacaaaacctcttccgataaaaacatttaaactattaactaacaaatggattcattag